One genomic region from Pseudoduganella dura encodes:
- a CDS encoding RNA polymerase sigma factor: protein MAETIRRERPRLRAWLRRQLPDAQDIEDILQDAFYELVLASRLIEPVRNAGAWLFTIVRNRVTDRHRRRSHRTFPLFGNLGDSEDDDDSGTLDDLIPDAEADPERAFMRARLVLALEEALRELPEDQRVVFIAHEVDGLSFKAIAQTSGVGINTLLSRKHAAVKALRTRLRAVHDELSDN from the coding sequence GTGGCCGAGACCATACGGCGCGAGCGGCCGCGCCTGCGGGCATGGCTGCGCCGCCAGCTGCCGGACGCGCAGGACATCGAAGACATACTGCAGGATGCATTCTATGAACTGGTGCTCGCCTCGCGCCTGATCGAGCCGGTACGCAATGCCGGCGCGTGGCTATTCACGATCGTGCGCAACCGCGTGACCGACCGGCACCGCAGGCGCAGCCATCGAACTTTCCCGCTTTTCGGGAACTTGGGTGATTCGGAGGACGACGATGATTCCGGGACGCTCGACGACCTGATACCCGACGCCGAAGCCGATCCCGAACGTGCTTTCATGCGCGCGCGGCTGGTCCTGGCCCTTGAGGAGGCGCTGCGGGAACTGCCCGAGGATCAGCGGGTTGTCTTCATCGCCCATGAAGTCGATGGCTTGTCGTTCAAGGCTATTGCGCAGACCAGCGGCGTCGGCATCAACACGCTGCTGTCAAGGAAGCACGCCGCGGTCAAGGCACTGCGCACGCGGTTGCGGGCCGTCCATGACGAACTGTCCGATAACTGA
- a CDS encoding SRPBCC domain-containing protein, translated as MQAEAGSTATLLRQLETTRTSWQTNPAIFKHISEVLTSQWRILKLKHPLHQTRLIMTERAQFDTFSLERTFAVPLARVYRAFSDPREKQRWFAEGAQHEIERYDMQFEVGGREQARYRFKPGTPFAGAMLGADGYFLDIIPDHRIVSAATMAMDGRRFSASLHTFEFHDDGPDATRLVFTHQAMYGDGADGPELRRAGWQLLLDQLHGTLSVE; from the coding sequence ATGCAAGCAGAAGCCGGTTCCACTGCAACGCTGCTGCGACAGCTTGAAACAACACGAACTTCGTGGCAAACCAACCCGGCAATTTTTAAACACATTAGTGAAGTATTGACTTCACAATGGCGCATTCTTAAACTGAAGCACCCACTTCACCAAACGAGGCTGATCATGACTGAGCGCGCGCAGTTCGATACCTTTTCCCTGGAACGTACCTTTGCCGTCCCGCTGGCGCGGGTGTATCGCGCATTCAGCGATCCACGCGAGAAGCAGCGCTGGTTCGCCGAAGGGGCGCAGCACGAGATCGAACGGTACGACATGCAATTCGAAGTTGGCGGGCGCGAACAGGCGCGCTATCGCTTCAAGCCCGGGACGCCGTTCGCAGGCGCAATGCTCGGAGCGGATGGGTACTTCCTCGATATCATTCCTGACCATCGGATCGTCAGCGCCGCCACGATGGCGATGGATGGACGGCGTTTTTCCGCCTCGCTCCACACCTTCGAGTTCCACGACGACGGACCGGACGCCACGCGCCTGGTCTTCACCCACCAGGCAATGTATGGAGACGGCGCGGACGGTCCCGAATTGCGACGGGCCGGCTGGCAGCTGCTGCTGGACCAGCTGCATGGCACCCTGTCGGTCGAGTAA
- a CDS encoding alpha/beta fold hydrolase: protein MQRRSVDVNGITLSYLEAGEGPAILLCHGFPETSQSWRKQIPVLAAAGYRAIAPDLRGYGESSCPEASDVYTMFHIVGDLIGLMDALSIERTVIVGNDWGASVAWQMALMRPDRIRGVAAFGVPMMARAPMPPTKLFPRTKEAMFYILYFQEPGLAEREVERDMPTTLRRIYHAASGEAGPRQPGDDTPNPFGMVVPERGILRDLPEPVSLPAWLSSADFNAFAAAFARSGFRGGLNYYRNLDRNWELQASLEGMHVEVPALFAIGSRDVGLTIPGMDHIIAGMSKLAPHLRRCVTIDDAGHWIQQERADEVNALILSFMPTLDDSTPARP, encoded by the coding sequence ATGCAGCGCAGGTCGGTGGATGTGAATGGAATCACGTTGTCGTATCTCGAAGCCGGCGAAGGCCCCGCAATACTTCTTTGCCACGGCTTTCCGGAAACGTCGCAATCATGGCGCAAGCAGATTCCCGTACTTGCTGCGGCAGGTTATCGCGCCATTGCCCCGGACCTGCGTGGGTACGGGGAGTCCTCCTGCCCGGAAGCAAGCGACGTGTACACGATGTTTCATATTGTGGGCGACTTGATCGGCCTGATGGATGCCCTCTCGATCGAACGCACTGTCATCGTCGGCAACGACTGGGGGGCGTCGGTCGCGTGGCAGATGGCACTCATGCGCCCGGACCGCATACGTGGCGTTGCCGCCTTCGGCGTACCCATGATGGCTCGTGCTCCCATGCCTCCGACAAAGCTTTTCCCGCGCACGAAAGAGGCGATGTTCTACATCCTGTATTTCCAGGAACCTGGGCTGGCCGAGCGCGAAGTCGAACGCGATATGCCGACCACGCTACGCAGGATCTATCATGCGGCATCTGGCGAAGCAGGACCGCGCCAGCCGGGAGACGATACGCCCAATCCTTTCGGGATGGTCGTGCCGGAACGCGGGATACTGCGCGACCTTCCCGAGCCGGTAAGCTTACCCGCATGGCTATCCAGTGCCGACTTCAACGCATTCGCCGCTGCTTTCGCGCGTAGCGGCTTTCGTGGTGGACTTAACTATTATCGCAACCTGGATCGAAACTGGGAGTTGCAAGCCAGTCTTGAAGGCATGCACGTCGAAGTGCCGGCGCTGTTCGCCATCGGCTCACGCGATGTCGGACTGACCATCCCCGGAATGGATCACATTATCGCTGGAATGTCGAAGCTCGCTCCGCACCTGCGCCGCTGCGTTACCATCGACGATGCCGGACACTGGATACAGCAGGAGCGCGCCGATGAAGTCAATGCATTGATCCTGTCTTTTATGCCGACTTTGGATGACAGTACGCCCGCCAGGCCGTGA
- a CDS encoding SDR family oxidoreductase — protein MKTVLITGASSGFGLETAEYFLAKGWQVVATMRSPKPDNFLESPNLRVVKLDVTDPESIERAVESIGPVDVLVNNAGVGLLGIVEGTSMETIREIFETNTLGTIAMTHAMLSHFRKQRSGVIVNVTSATTYQPHPLLAVYTASKAAVNAFSESLALELAQFNVRINLVIPGRAPETPFSRNAQSRMEGAVPEAYSEFVQGIFGRMGESTMVTHPVDVAEAIWQAATDPTVPLRLPAGADAHAMSRATS, from the coding sequence ATGAAAACCGTCTTGATTACCGGAGCTTCTTCGGGTTTTGGCTTGGAAACAGCAGAATACTTCCTGGCCAAAGGCTGGCAAGTCGTTGCAACGATGCGCTCGCCGAAGCCCGACAATTTTCTCGAATCTCCAAATCTGCGCGTCGTGAAACTCGACGTTACCGACCCGGAAAGCATTGAACGAGCGGTCGAATCGATCGGACCGGTCGACGTCCTGGTGAACAATGCCGGCGTGGGCCTGCTCGGCATTGTCGAAGGGACGTCGATGGAGACAATCCGGGAAATATTCGAAACAAATACCTTGGGGACTATCGCAATGACCCATGCCATGTTGTCGCACTTCCGAAAACAGCGTTCGGGTGTGATCGTTAACGTGACCTCGGCGACGACATACCAACCTCATCCATTGCTGGCGGTCTATACAGCCAGCAAAGCCGCTGTCAATGCTTTCTCGGAATCGCTGGCACTGGAGCTTGCGCAGTTCAATGTCCGGATCAATCTGGTCATTCCAGGCCGTGCGCCGGAAACCCCATTCAGCAGGAACGCGCAGTCCCGTATGGAAGGCGCGGTTCCAGAAGCTTACAGCGAATTCGTACAGGGAATTTTTGGTCGGATGGGCGAGTCCACCATGGTGACGCACCCCGTTGACGTAGCGGAAGCGATCTGGCAGGCAGCAACCGACCCGACAGTCCCGCTACGTCTACCGGCTGGTGCAGATGCCCATGCGATGTCGCGCGCTACGAGCTGA
- a CDS encoding sensor histidine kinase: MSSPAFLPFNAPPVPEVVHDRRLVRRYLLQSALRFNAGSLLFLSLAIAMLPLGLEIGMDAPGGFTLHKLNPYLVGGVALATMAWLALVSGGIARSYLARLGEEGKALCAEGMASTVARRIDAPFNAYTTFDLCTETLSGLALGMALGYAAPPAFFHDPFKGRIVLGRWRPLALGRHVEVRISSEPGPSCHIELRSHAGLAWFAIQQGESLKAAEIVCAQLRQQLARHAAALEAARRGRELERTSLQARLSALQAQVEPHFLFNTLANLKYLIRTDQQAAQDMLDHLVGYLQNALPDMRSVSSTLGREMDLVGDYLALMRIRMGERLHFSVAVDEALRSLPFPPAMLISLVENAVKHGLERASRPGLITVGARCESSADGELLTVSVVDDGIGLTEQAGQGTGLANIAERLMLLYGRKAGLVVEPGESPGESPGESQGEERGVRAMLTVPVAGKDA, from the coding sequence ATGAGCTCTCCCGCTTTCCTGCCATTCAACGCGCCTCCCGTGCCGGAAGTCGTGCACGACCGCCGCCTGGTGCGCCGCTATCTGCTGCAGTCGGCGCTGCGCTTCAACGCCGGTTCGCTGCTGTTCCTGTCGCTGGCGATCGCGATGCTGCCGCTCGGGCTCGAAATCGGCATGGATGCGCCGGGCGGATTCACGCTTCACAAACTCAATCCGTACCTCGTCGGCGGCGTCGCACTGGCGACGATGGCCTGGCTGGCGCTGGTGTCCGGCGGGATCGCCCGCAGCTATCTTGCCCGGCTGGGCGAGGAGGGCAAGGCGCTGTGCGCGGAGGGGATGGCATCCACGGTCGCGCGCCGCATCGATGCGCCGTTCAATGCCTACACCACCTTCGACCTGTGCACCGAGACCCTGTCGGGACTGGCGCTCGGCATGGCGCTCGGCTACGCCGCTCCGCCGGCGTTCTTCCACGACCCTTTCAAGGGCCGGATCGTGCTGGGCCGCTGGCGTCCGCTGGCGCTGGGGCGCCATGTCGAGGTGAGGATATCGTCCGAACCGGGGCCCAGCTGCCACATCGAGCTGCGCAGCCACGCGGGTCTGGCCTGGTTCGCGATCCAGCAGGGCGAGTCGCTGAAGGCCGCCGAGATCGTGTGCGCCCAGCTGCGCCAGCAGCTCGCGCGCCATGCGGCCGCGCTCGAAGCGGCGCGGCGTGGACGCGAGCTGGAACGCACTTCGCTGCAGGCGCGCCTGTCTGCACTGCAGGCCCAGGTCGAGCCGCACTTCCTGTTCAATACCCTGGCCAACCTGAAGTACCTGATCCGCACCGACCAGCAGGCCGCGCAGGACATGCTCGACCACCTGGTCGGCTACCTGCAGAACGCGCTGCCGGACATGCGCTCCGTGTCCTCGACCCTCGGGCGTGAAATGGATCTGGTCGGCGACTACCTGGCCCTGATGCGTATCCGCATGGGCGAACGCCTGCACTTCAGCGTTGCCGTGGACGAGGCCTTGCGCAGCCTGCCGTTCCCGCCGGCGATGCTGATCTCCCTGGTGGAAAACGCCGTCAAGCACGGGCTGGAGCGGGCCAGCCGGCCGGGCCTGATCACCGTCGGCGCGAGGTGCGAGAGCAGCGCAGACGGCGAGCTGCTGACCGTGTCCGTGGTCGACGACGGCATCGGCTTGACGGAACAGGCCGGGCAGGGCACGGGCCTGGCGAATATCGCGGAACGCCTGATGCTGCTGTACGGGCGCAAGGCAGGCCTGGTCGTCGAACCCGGCGAGAGTCCGGGCGAAAGTCCGGGCGAAAGTCAAGGCGAAGAACGCGGCGTGCGGGCCATGCTGACGGTACCCGTGGCAGGAAAGGACGCCTGA
- a CDS encoding Rrf2 family transcriptional regulator — protein sequence MRHDGRLSRMLHVLIHMDKRGGKTTSETIALMLGTNPVVVRRTMAPLKHAGLVTSDGGAGGGWSLARAIHGVTVREVYEALGSPAALAINVAVDHKTCPVEQAVVARLGAVFQRTEEFMLERMGEVTLGALAAHVNQADQPDYQ from the coding sequence ATGAGACACGACGGCAGGCTGTCGCGCATGCTTCATGTACTGATCCACATGGACAAACGTGGCGGCAAGACTACATCCGAGACGATCGCTCTCATGCTTGGCACTAACCCGGTGGTTGTTCGCCGCACCATGGCGCCGTTAAAGCATGCGGGGCTGGTGACCTCAGATGGCGGTGCCGGCGGCGGCTGGTCGCTTGCTCGTGCAATCCATGGTGTCACGGTGCGTGAGGTCTACGAGGCACTCGGCTCACCTGCCGCCTTGGCGATCAATGTAGCGGTCGACCACAAGACCTGTCCGGTCGAGCAAGCCGTGGTGGCCAGACTGGGCGCCGTATTTCAACGAACAGAGGAATTCATGCTTGAACGGATGGGAGAGGTGACGCTCGGCGCACTGGCCGCGCATGTCAACCAGGCTGACCAGCCAGACTATCAATAG
- a CDS encoding LytR/AlgR family response regulator transcription factor — protein sequence MPTALIVEDEPLLRAELADQLGVLWPGLRIAGHADNGIEAVACIDALRPDIVFLDIQMPGLNGMEVARHIPESCQVVFVTAYADYALAAFDAGASDYLVKPLTTARLLQTIRRLKSRAAASPPPAVWEKLFEQDSPPVYLKWIKASSGNTVRLVMVSEVLYFTSSEKYTRVVTERGDALIRLPLKNLLEQLDPQQFAQIHRSAIVNLQAVDRIERSEPAGRGGGLEVILKGRAERLAVSEAFTRQFRQM from the coding sequence ATGCCGACGGCCCTGATCGTCGAAGACGAGCCGCTGCTGCGGGCGGAACTGGCGGACCAGCTGGGCGTCCTGTGGCCCGGGCTGCGGATCGCCGGCCATGCCGACAACGGCATCGAGGCGGTGGCGTGCATCGACGCCTTGAGGCCGGACATCGTGTTCCTGGACATCCAGATGCCCGGCCTGAACGGCATGGAGGTGGCGCGCCATATTCCCGAGTCCTGCCAGGTGGTGTTCGTCACGGCCTATGCCGACTACGCGCTGGCCGCCTTCGATGCCGGCGCGTCCGACTACCTGGTCAAGCCCCTGACGACCGCGCGCCTGCTGCAGACGATCCGCCGCCTGAAGTCGCGCGCGGCCGCGAGCCCGCCGCCGGCCGTGTGGGAAAAGCTGTTCGAGCAGGATAGTCCGCCGGTGTACCTCAAGTGGATCAAGGCTTCGAGCGGCAATACGGTGCGGCTGGTGATGGTGAGCGAAGTGCTGTACTTCACGTCAAGCGAAAAGTACACGCGGGTAGTGACGGAGCGGGGCGATGCGCTGATCCGGCTGCCCCTGAAGAACCTGCTCGAGCAGCTGGACCCGCAGCAGTTCGCGCAAATCCACCGCAGCGCCATCGTCAACCTGCAGGCCGTCGACCGGATCGAACGCAGCGAACCCGCGGGGCGGGGCGGCGGCCTGGAGGTGATCCTGAAAGGCCGGGCCGAACGCCTGGCCGTCAGCGAAGCATTTACCCGGCAGTTCCGCCAGATGTAG
- a CDS encoding glutathione S-transferase family protein, with translation MTSKLNVFTSPSAFPNPQRLRLFMHEKGIADQFQETIYDMTPVGEQRGWRHLKMNAWGETPTLELADGSYISETAAVVRYLDQSYPGRKIMGDTPLEQGLDNMWDNRIWVHILYRIVTAFHVLHTGLGFKLELTKNEAWGEHCRKEALAHAALVNKHLSDGRQWLLGGDEPTFADITLATAIAFSKFPVNATPLDERFEFLDAYWQRWQQRPSFRAAYADRSSGIPELDNKA, from the coding sequence ATGACCAGCAAATTGAACGTTTTCACCTCGCCGTCGGCTTTCCCCAACCCGCAACGCCTGCGCCTGTTCATGCATGAAAAGGGGATCGCCGATCAGTTCCAGGAGACCATTTACGACATGACCCCGGTTGGTGAGCAGCGTGGTTGGCGTCATCTGAAAATGAATGCCTGGGGCGAGACACCGACCCTCGAGCTCGCTGACGGTAGCTACATCTCCGAAACGGCGGCTGTCGTCCGTTATCTGGACCAGTCCTACCCCGGCCGCAAGATCATGGGGGACACGCCGCTGGAACAGGGCCTGGACAACATGTGGGATAACCGCATCTGGGTTCACATCCTGTATCGCATCGTCACGGCTTTCCATGTTCTGCATACCGGTCTCGGCTTCAAACTCGAACTGACGAAGAACGAAGCTTGGGGCGAACACTGCCGCAAAGAAGCACTGGCCCATGCCGCCCTGGTCAACAAACATCTTTCGGACGGACGGCAATGGTTGCTGGGGGGCGACGAGCCTACGTTCGCCGACATCACGCTGGCAACCGCAATTGCGTTCTCGAAATTCCCGGTGAACGCTACGCCGCTGGACGAGCGTTTCGAGTTCCTGGATGCCTACTGGCAGCGCTGGCAGCAACGTCCGAGCTTCCGGGCCGCGTATGCGGATCGTAGCAGTGGCATCCCTGAACTGGACAACAAGGCTTGA
- a CDS encoding S41 family peptidase has translation MKKKWIVIPSLLVLAAIGGVVAQPMWRPLWERFNPPPKVPVDGAMRSRTIDALVAKLNDHYVFPDKARQIEAVLRQRQREGRYDGMTDGEQLAKRLTADLDGIVHDKHMTVGYDPGLVPPDDALGPPPATLAEFEQRAPLPMRLLRHVSNLGVEEVDHLGSNVGYLKISGFPPHFLVAGKYAAAMDKLADTDGLIVDLRENGGGGPDSVALLVSYFVDGRTRLNDIWTRKTGTATQHWTVDKLDGKRYGGKKPVVILAGPGTMSAGEDFAYTMQALKRATVIGERTWGGAHPARPYRLGDHFFAVIPDARSISPITRSNWEGVGVTPDIAAKPDRALAVAKEHLQRRLHGPAPIAAAGH, from the coding sequence ATGAAAAAGAAATGGATCGTCATACCGTCTTTGCTGGTGCTTGCCGCGATCGGAGGGGTTGTCGCCCAGCCGATGTGGCGGCCTCTGTGGGAACGCTTCAATCCACCGCCGAAAGTGCCCGTCGATGGCGCGATGCGGTCGCGGACCATCGATGCGCTGGTGGCGAAGCTGAACGATCATTATGTTTTCCCCGACAAGGCCAGGCAGATCGAGGCGGTCCTGCGCCAGCGCCAGCGCGAGGGCCGCTACGATGGCATGACGGACGGCGAACAGCTGGCGAAACGGCTCACGGCCGACCTTGACGGCATCGTCCATGACAAGCATATGACGGTCGGGTACGACCCGGGGCTGGTACCGCCCGACGACGCGCTCGGTCCGCCCCCTGCGACGCTGGCGGAGTTCGAACAGCGGGCCCCCCTTCCGATGCGCCTGCTGCGCCACGTGTCGAACCTTGGCGTGGAAGAGGTGGATCACCTGGGCTCCAATGTGGGCTACCTGAAAATCTCCGGGTTCCCTCCGCATTTCCTCGTGGCCGGAAAGTACGCGGCAGCGATGGATAAACTCGCCGACACCGACGGCCTCATCGTGGACCTGCGCGAGAACGGCGGCGGTGGACCGGACTCGGTGGCCTTGCTGGTCAGCTATTTCGTCGACGGGCGTACGCGCCTCAACGACATCTGGACGCGCAAGACCGGCACCGCCACGCAGCATTGGACGGTGGACAAGCTTGACGGCAAACGCTATGGCGGCAAGAAGCCGGTCGTCATCCTGGCCGGCCCGGGCACGATGTCCGCCGGCGAAGACTTCGCCTACACGATGCAGGCACTGAAACGCGCCACGGTAATCGGCGAACGGACCTGGGGCGGCGCCCACCCGGCGCGCCCGTACCGGCTCGGCGACCATTTCTTCGCCGTGATACCCGACGCGCGCAGCATCAGTCCGATTACCCGCTCCAATTGGGAAGGCGTGGGCGTCACCCCGGATATTGCAGCCAAGCCGGACAGGGCGCTTGCGGTGGCGAAGGAGCACCTACAGCGTCGGCTTCACGGTCCCGCGCCGATAGCCGCCGCGGGACATTAA
- a CDS encoding AraC family transcriptional regulator, with translation MVDPLSEVVSLLKPSAPSSKIVSGSGEWTVHRTESGGPFFCAVMEGECVIAVEKREAIRLQQGDFVLIPAAYSFDMSSIQRCENKTYRPEDVCVLDGETRHGDPLGPANVRLLVGYCVFESPDAMLLVSLLPDILHVRGENRLQLMMELVVSECRANRPARDVVLGHLLEVLVIEALRSTEGVSSSPGLVRGLSDERLAKAIRCMHEAPQHPWTVAQLAKEAALSRSTFFERFSRAIGSAPMEYLLAWRMALAKTLLGQPDHSVADVAERVGYSSANAFSVAFARQVGHPPARYARLYCGASRG, from the coding sequence ATGGTAGATCCGCTATCCGAAGTCGTCTCACTCCTCAAGCCAAGCGCCCCTTCCTCGAAAATCGTCAGCGGGTCTGGCGAGTGGACTGTGCACAGGACCGAATCAGGGGGGCCTTTTTTCTGTGCAGTCATGGAAGGGGAATGTGTGATCGCTGTGGAGAAGCGGGAGGCCATCCGTTTGCAGCAAGGCGACTTCGTCCTCATCCCTGCCGCCTACAGTTTTGACATGTCGAGCATCCAGCGGTGCGAGAACAAGACATATCGTCCCGAAGATGTTTGCGTTCTTGATGGCGAGACCAGGCACGGCGACCCGTTGGGGCCCGCAAATGTCCGGCTGCTGGTTGGCTATTGCGTTTTCGAGTCGCCGGACGCGATGTTGCTGGTGTCCTTGCTTCCGGACATCCTGCACGTGCGCGGAGAAAATCGCCTGCAGTTAATGATGGAACTCGTCGTCAGCGAGTGTCGTGCAAATCGCCCGGCCCGCGACGTGGTTCTCGGACACTTGCTTGAAGTGCTGGTGATTGAAGCATTACGGTCCACAGAGGGCGTTTCTTCCTCGCCCGGGTTGGTACGTGGCCTTTCCGACGAGCGGCTCGCAAAAGCCATACGTTGCATGCATGAGGCACCACAGCATCCCTGGACCGTGGCACAGCTCGCGAAGGAAGCCGCCTTGTCACGCTCGACTTTCTTCGAACGCTTCAGTCGAGCAATCGGCTCTGCACCAATGGAGTATCTGCTTGCGTGGCGCATGGCTTTGGCAAAGACCCTGCTGGGACAACCGGACCACAGCGTGGCAGACGTCGCTGAGCGGGTAGGCTATAGCTCCGCGAACGCCTTTAGCGTCGCCTTCGCCAGACAGGTGGGACACCCACCGGCCAGATATGCCCGGTTGTATTGTGGCGCGTCCCGGGGATGA
- a CDS encoding ArsR/SmtB family transcription factor — protein sequence MLQVKAMQPGVADEVLAALGDATRRAIVRLVTDGPQTVSSLAAALDVTLTAIIQHLRVLQACGLLQTRKVGRVRICELDHRGLDVLASWVAYNRRMWEQRFDSLGAMLQEDAEGK from the coding sequence ATGCTGCAAGTAAAGGCAATGCAGCCTGGCGTGGCGGACGAGGTTTTGGCCGCGCTGGGAGACGCCACCCGCCGCGCGATCGTCAGGCTGGTAACGGATGGACCGCAAACCGTGAGCTCGCTGGCCGCGGCGCTGGACGTAACGCTCACCGCCATCATCCAGCATCTGCGAGTGCTGCAGGCCTGCGGCCTGCTGCAGACGCGCAAGGTGGGCCGGGTGCGCATCTGCGAACTCGACCACCGTGGACTCGATGTCCTGGCGAGCTGGGTGGCATACAACCGCCGGATGTGGGAACAGCGCTTCGATTCGCTGGGCGCGATGTTGCAGGAGGATGCGGAGGGGAAGTAA
- a CDS encoding LysR family transcriptional regulator, whose amino-acid sequence MNMAAGNALQLGSIEQFCRAAETGSFTSAAEILGLTPAAVSRSISRLEQRLGVRLFLRTTRAVKLTAEGELYWKECQLALEQIAEAERAITGAQTVPSGPLRISVSAAYGTFRLLPLMPAFTGLYPQIDIEISISDKIIDFVEEGFDLAIRLGIPQDSRLVAFKLEDATLGVFGTPAYLAKKGEPRGIDDLGEHDCIQYISPNTGRPLQWQFTDDQGTAIEKPITSRMRVLNDALGAVAWVNAGGGLYQTYRFAVGDALQRGDLVEVLQQYGGRSRPFSILYPQNRHLSARVRAFVDFLRSAVKT is encoded by the coding sequence ATGAATATGGCAGCAGGCAACGCACTTCAGCTGGGCAGCATCGAACAGTTTTGTAGAGCAGCGGAGACTGGCAGCTTTACCAGTGCGGCCGAGATTCTTGGCTTGACGCCGGCCGCGGTCAGTCGGTCGATCAGTCGGCTCGAGCAGCGCCTCGGTGTACGCCTTTTTTTAAGGACTACCCGCGCCGTCAAGCTGACAGCCGAAGGCGAGCTCTATTGGAAGGAATGTCAGCTCGCACTCGAGCAAATCGCCGAGGCCGAGCGTGCGATTACAGGTGCCCAGACTGTCCCGAGTGGGCCGCTGCGCATCAGCGTCAGTGCTGCTTATGGAACGTTTCGGTTGCTGCCTTTGATGCCTGCGTTTACGGGGCTTTATCCGCAGATCGACATCGAGATCAGCATTTCGGACAAGATCATTGACTTCGTCGAAGAAGGCTTCGACCTGGCAATCAGGCTTGGCATTCCACAAGATTCACGTCTTGTCGCGTTCAAACTTGAGGACGCCACGCTAGGTGTATTCGGTACCCCAGCATACCTTGCAAAGAAAGGCGAACCACGCGGTATTGATGATCTCGGTGAACACGATTGTATCCAGTACATATCGCCGAATACCGGGCGGCCGCTGCAGTGGCAGTTCACCGATGATCAAGGTACTGCAATCGAGAAGCCGATAACCAGCAGGATGCGTGTACTTAACGATGCGTTGGGGGCTGTCGCTTGGGTAAACGCGGGCGGAGGTCTTTATCAAACGTATCGCTTTGCAGTAGGCGACGCTCTGCAGCGTGGTGACCTCGTGGAAGTCCTCCAACAGTACGGTGGCCGCTCCCGCCCCTTTTCGATCCTCTATCCCCAGAACCGTCACCTATCGGCGAGAGTGCGTGCATTTGTCGATTTCTTGCGCTCAGCAGTGAAAACGTAA
- a CDS encoding PQQ-dependent sugar dehydrogenase, with amino-acid sequence MNLNMPGLATTFSLALLACAAVPAAANAQASASATGGLPFEVKPVGTFKSPWAMAFLPNGNVLVTQKEGTMILIDPATGTRRTVSGTPAVSSSGQGALMDIVPAPDFAASKRLYFSYSEAGPGAGTRVVLATATLDQPGGTLRDTKAIFRSQDASTGGHYSGRIGFSPDGKYLFFTSGDRQLFDPAQDPGSTLGKVLRLNLDGTPAADNPLAARGFHAAVWSYGHRNLLGIAFDRQGRLWEMEMGPRHGDEINLIKPGLNYGWPKASNGSHYDGRDIPDHAPGDGFEAPKVSWNPAISPGGLAYYDADLFPKWKNSLFITGLSGKSLDRIALDGENATKADHWDMGERIRAVRTGPDGAIWLLEDGPRGRLLMLTPKR; translated from the coding sequence ATGAATTTGAACATGCCCGGCCTTGCCACCACTTTCTCGCTCGCCCTGCTCGCGTGCGCCGCCGTCCCGGCGGCCGCGAACGCGCAGGCCAGCGCATCCGCGACCGGCGGCCTGCCCTTCGAGGTCAAGCCGGTCGGCACATTCAAGAGCCCATGGGCCATGGCATTCCTGCCCAACGGCAACGTGCTGGTTACACAAAAGGAGGGGACGATGATCCTGATCGATCCCGCAACCGGTACCAGGCGGACGGTGTCCGGTACACCCGCCGTCAGCAGCAGCGGCCAGGGCGCGCTGATGGACATCGTGCCCGCTCCCGATTTCGCGGCCAGCAAGCGGCTCTACTTCAGCTACTCCGAGGCGGGTCCCGGCGCCGGCACCCGGGTCGTGCTCGCCACCGCGACACTGGATCAGCCAGGCGGCACACTCAGGGATACGAAGGCCATTTTCCGCAGCCAGGATGCTTCGACTGGCGGGCACTATTCGGGCCGTATCGGCTTCTCGCCGGACGGCAAGTATCTCTTCTTCACCAGTGGCGACCGCCAGCTTTTCGATCCGGCGCAGGACCCCGGGTCGACGCTCGGCAAGGTGCTGCGCCTGAACCTCGACGGCACGCCGGCCGCCGACAACCCGCTCGCGGCCAGGGGCTTCCATGCAGCCGTCTGGTCGTATGGCCACCGCAACCTGCTGGGCATCGCCTTCGACAGGCAGGGGCGCCTGTGGGAAATGGAGATGGGGCCGCGCCATGGCGACGAGATCAACCTGATCAAGCCAGGCCTCAACTATGGCTGGCCGAAGGCATCGAATGGCAGCCACTATGACGGCCGCGACATCCCCGACCACGCCCCTGGTGACGGCTTCGAAGCCCCGAAAGTGTCCTGGAATCCGGCCATTTCACCAGGCGGCCTCGCCTACTACGACGCGGACCTGTTCCCGAAGTGGAAAAATTCCCTCTTCATCACCGGTCTCTCGGGCAAGTCGCTGGACCGCATCGCCCTCGACGGCGAGAACGCGACCAAGGCGGACCATTGGGACATGGGCGAACGCATCCGCGCCGTGCGCACCGGGCCGGATGGCGCGATATGGCTGCTGGAAGACGGGCCGCGCGGCCGGCTGCTGATGCTGACACCGAAGAGGTAG